ACGAGATTTTAAAGGATGTACCCGGCACCAAGGTCAATCGGACGAATGGCGCATTTTACATGAGTGTCGTGATCAAGTCTGAAGCTTTGACCCATAAACAGACGCTGCCTATTGAAAATGCCGAGGTACGGAGCCTGGTGGAGCGTCTGGTCAGCCCGCCGGGGGTTTCTCTCGATAAGCGTTTCGTGTACTATCTGCTTGCGTCGACCGGTATATGCGTGGTTCCCCTTTCGTCTTTCTGTACCCGGGAAATGGGCTTTCGCATTACCTTGCTGGAACGCGACGAAAAGGAGTTCACGCGTATTTTCCAGACCATCGCCGATAGCATCACGGCGTACCTGAACTCCTGATCGCTGATAGGGGCATGAATTGTTGCAGGATGCTGCATACTGATGGGAAATAAACTATCTGCTTCAGAGGCAAGCATGGAACTGGCCGAAACTATTCCCACGGAGGAATTCTTCGCCGTAAGTGCGGACTTTCTCGATTTTATCGAAAAAGCGCCCTGTGACCTGTTTCGGCGTAACCGCAGCGGCGAATATGTTCTTCTGGCTGCCCGGCATAGCGCATTGAGCCGTCAGGCTGTCATGGGTCTGGAGCACTACGGTACCGATCAAATCTATGCCCGGACCGACGATTCGGCATATTACAGCCGCATGTTGCGTGCCCGTTTGGACGACCTGGTCGCCAATCCGAATATTGAGGCATCCGTTAAAGCCAGGGCGGTACAGGCCACCTGCCGCGATGCCATGCGTCGTGCTTTCGATGACCCCCGCGGCCCTTTCATAAGACAGGCTTGCGATATCATCGTGCCGACGGTCGATCTGATTGTAAGTGACGATCAGGCCACCAAACATCTGGTACGGTTGACGGCCTTCGATCAGGCCACTTACATACATTCAACCAATGTCGGTATTTTCGGTGTGGCCCTGGCCAGGTTGTTTTTTGGCCTGGATCGGTCCCACGATATGCATAAGCTTGGCACCGGATTTTTTTTGCATGACCTTGGCAAGTGCCGAATTCCCATCGATATCCTCAATAAGCCTGGGGCTTTGACGCCGGAAGAACGGCTGGTCGTTAACGGTCATGTGGAAGAAGGTTATACCATTTTAAGCGAACATGGCATCGTTACCGATGAAGCACGTACGATTACCTTGCAGCACCATGAAAAGGATAACGGCCAGGGCTATCCCCGTGGCAGGGTGGGCTCGGATATTCACCCCTATGCGCGCATTTGCCGCATTGCCGATATTTATGAGGCGCTGACTGCAGAGCGTCCCTATCACAAGAGGCGTTCCACTTTCGAAGCGCTCAAAATCATGAAGGAATACGAAGTGGCAGATGTGGACCAGGGGCTTTTCGCCGAGTTTATCCGGCTTTTTACCGCATAACGGCGATGCTTGAGTCGGGGGAAAACTTTTGACTTCCTCATGCCACCTGTGTTAGCTAGTTGCCTTTGAGCAGGTTATAATCGTAGGTAATTTCGCCAGCGGCACGGCGATTTACGACGGCTCTTTGCGGCGTCCCGGATATAGACGGATATGGCGGAAAACCGACAACAGCTGATCAAGTCCATAGGGTTTCTCTCCGGAGTCGGAATTTCTATGGTGGCGTCGACCCTGATCGGGTTGTTTATGGGGTATTATCTCGACCGCTGGCTGGATACCGGTCCCTGGTTGACGCTGCTGTTTCTTGGGTTCGGAATAGCCGCCGGTTTCCGCAATATTTTTATCCTTACCCGTCGAGAGTTGCGCCGGCAGCAGGAGGATGAAAGTGACAACCGGCAGTGATACGATCATACGGGATCTGTCCCGGCGCAACTGGTTGATCCTTGGCGCCATGGTTCTGGGCAGTCTGCTGTGGCAGTCACGGGCGGTCACGGTGGGGG
This DNA window, taken from Syntrophotalea carbinolica DSM 2380, encodes the following:
- a CDS encoding AtpZ/AtpI family protein, with translation MAENRQQLIKSIGFLSGVGISMVASTLIGLFMGYYLDRWLDTGPWLTLLFLGFGIAAGFRNIFILTRRELRRQQEDESDNRQ
- a CDS encoding HD-GYP domain-containing protein codes for the protein MGNKLSASEASMELAETIPTEEFFAVSADFLDFIEKAPCDLFRRNRSGEYVLLAARHSALSRQAVMGLEHYGTDQIYARTDDSAYYSRMLRARLDDLVANPNIEASVKARAVQATCRDAMRRAFDDPRGPFIRQACDIIVPTVDLIVSDDQATKHLVRLTAFDQATYIHSTNVGIFGVALARLFFGLDRSHDMHKLGTGFFLHDLGKCRIPIDILNKPGALTPEERLVVNGHVEEGYTILSEHGIVTDEARTITLQHHEKDNGQGYPRGRVGSDIHPYARICRIADIYEALTAERPYHKRRSTFEALKIMKEYEVADVDQGLFAEFIRLFTA